Genomic segment of Amphibacillus xylanus NBRC 15112:
AGCCAAAGAAGCGTGAGCGCTAGCTTACGTGGAGGCGCCGGTGGGATACCACCCTGATGGTGTTGACCTTCTAACCCAGGACCGTTATCCGGTTCGGAGACAGTGTCAGGCAGGCAGTTTGACTGGGGCGGTCGCCTCCTAAAGAGTAACGGAGGCGCCCAAAGGTTCCCTCAGAATGGTTGGAAATCATTCATAGAGTGTAAAGGCAGAAGGGAGCTTGACTGCGAGACCTACAAGTCGAGCAGGGACGAAAGTCGGACTTAGTGATCCGGTGGTTCCGCATGGAAGGGCCATCGCTCAACGGATAAAAGCTACCCCGGGGATAACAGGCTTATCTCCCCCAAGAGTCCACATCGACGGGGAGGTTTGGCACCTCGATGTCGGCTCATCGCATCCTGGGGCTGTAGTCGGTCCCAAGGGTTGGGCTGTTCGCCCATTAAAGCGGTACGCGAGCTGGGTTCAGAACGTCGTGAGACAGTTCGGTCCCTATCCGTCGTGGGCGTTTGGAAGTTTGAGAGGAGCTGTCCTTAGTACGAGAGGACCGGGATGGACATACCGCTGGTGCACCAGTTGTTCCGCCAGGAGCATGGCTGGGTAGCTACGTATGGAAAGGATAAGTGCTGAAAGCATCTAAGCATGAAGCCTCCCTCAAGATGAGACTTCCCATCTTTTAGAGTAAGATCCCTCAGAGACGATGAGGTAGATAGGTTCGAGGTGGAAGCATGGTGACATGTGAAGCTGACGAATACTAATCGATCGAGGACTTAACTAAAACAAAAAGCGAAAGCGACTGTTCATTCAGGAGCTTGAGCTAGATTAATCAAAAAGCTGAAACGACCGTTTAGCAACGTACGCACTGGACTGATCCGAAGGAGATAAAGGAAACACAACGAACGCAAGTGAGTTGATGTTGACTTATCGCACGGAGGAGAAGGAAGTGGCGCTAGTTGCTGGGAGTGGAAGCTAGGTTATATAGCTGAACCAACCGTTCAGCATTGAATTTGATGACACTTGTCAGGTGCATTTCTTATCTAGTTTTCAGGGTATATAACCTGTAGGTTTAGTGACAATAGCGAAGAGGTCACACCTGTTCCCATACCGAACACAGAAGTTAAGCTCTTCAGCGCCGATGGTAGTTGGGTTTTCCCTGCGAGAGTAGGACGTCGCTAAGCTAAGAAAGCCTCAAGATTTAATTATCTTGAGGCTTTTTTGATGTGTTGGAACTGTGATTTTAACATTGCTAGAGAGTTTTAGTCAAAACGGAATCCCTTATGGGACCTTCTCGAAGCTGAATCTTGTATCACGGAATGTATATGTAGCTAATTTCAATTTATAACGTGAGTTATAAAATTAGACGCATAAAAAACGTTAGTGAGTTTTTTGGACTTACTAACGTTATAATATAGTACAACGACACAACGGATTAGTTCTGTTTAGTAATTTGATCAATTACACTTGCTCGATTAACAACTAACCACAGAAGTGCAGAGCTAATTAGTATTGTAATGATAAAGCTTAGTGGAGTATAGGTTTCTTGAAAGATAAAAAAGTATTCTAAAACTTCAACAATTTTTATCCCGACTGAACGAATAAGCATGCTCAATGGAAATATGAATGTCAGGATAAGCCCATAAACAAATCCAAATCGATAGAAAAATGAACCTAGAAAAGTGAAAAATAAAAATAATGTTAGATGTAGAAGTAAGTCAAAGAGATAGACGTTACCATGCATCAATTCTACGAAGCCTTCCATATTTAGACCGATATAATTGAATCCTTCAATAGAGAAACCATCTGCTATGAGATTAAATCCATACAAATAAAGATAGTTTAATCCAGTCATAATCAAACTTAATGTAAAGCTATAAATATAAGTGGAAATTACAAATGCTTTCCGACTAATCCCGAGCTTGATAACAAATGGGAAAACATTCTTGAATGTGAAAACAGGAAACAAAATCATAAAAATGATGCTAAAAAGAGAAGTGATCCCCGTTAAATGAAAGGTAACATCCCTAAAATTAGATAACAATAAACTTAATAGTAAAAACATAAAGAATAACGACCAAAAGGTCATCACTGGTTTAATCGAATAGCTATAATAATATTGTAAGGTGTGCTTAATTTGATTGAACATTTTGAGCAACCTCCTCTTTTGTAAGATATACAAATAATTCTTGTAAACTAACATGTGAACTCGTTAGATCAGATGTGATGTCTATCTGATCATCGAAAATAATTGCTGATTTTCTACCGAGTAACTCTGATTGATAAATCACATTTTTCCCTGTAATTGCTCGATCAACAGCCTGCTTTGAACCAGAGATGAGCTGATGCTTTGTTGCTAAATCATCTGCTAGTTCTTGAAGCAATACCTCACCATCATGCAGAATAACAACTTCTTCAAACAAATTACTTACCTCATCAATTAAGTGTGTCGATAACACAATCATACGTGGATCTTCTTGATAAGAGGATAGTAACAATTCGTAAAAGGTAGACCTTGCAGTAGCATCTAGTCCGATATATGGTTCGTCGAATATTGTTAATGGTGCATGACTAGAAATACCAACAATAATTCCAAGAGCAGAAAGCATACCTTTTGATAAAGCATGAATTTTTTGTTTTTTCTTCAATTTAAAAATATTGAGTAACTGATTTGCTTCTTCTGTATTCCAATTTGGATAAAAAACTGCAGATAGTTTTAATATATCATCTACTCTAAACTTTGGATAAAAGTTATGATTTTCTTCAATGAAACAAATATCTTTTGTAACGTTGTAGTTATCAAAAGAAGGTTGCTGATTAATTTTAATCTCTCCTGAAGAAGGTCGAAAATGCCCTGCTAACAGGCGTAATAACGTTGTTTTCCCTGCTCCGTTTTTACCTAATAAACCAATAATTTTGTTTCCCGATAGTTCTAAGGATAGCTGTTTTAAAGCTGTCTCTTTACCAAATGTTTTAGTAATCTTATCAATCTCAATCCTCATACTTTAACTCCTCCTCAATCCAATTAATAAGCTGGTCTTTCGTTAACTGAATCATTTTCGCTTCTTCAACTAAAGGAATAATAAAATGATCATAAAATCGTTCTCGTCTTTTTTTGAAAATGATTTCTTTAGCCTCATCAGTTACAAACATACCAACGCCCCGTTTCTTATAAAGTATCCCTTGATCAACAAGTAGATTAATTCCTTTAGCCGCTGTCGCTGGGTTAATTTGATAGTGTTTCGCAAATTCATTTGTCGAAGGGACTTGATCGTGCGCAAGATAAGTTTCATCTGCAATGCTTGTTTCAATTAATTCAGCTATTTGAATAAAAATAGGCTGATCATCCTTCAATCTTGCTGTCAATAAAAATCACCACCTAATCGGTTAGTTACTTATGTAACTAACCATATAACATTAAGGGAACTTTTGCAAGTCAATTTTTCAATAAAAAATGAATGATACCGCCCAAAATAGCTATATTTTATTATTTTGAAAAAAATAACTTACTAAATGACATTTATATATTGCATTATGACATCTGACGTTATATAATAAAAATACCAAAGTTAGGAGAAATGAAAATGAGACTCTTTAAACAAACGAAGGTTATCGATGAAAGAATTGTTAATTTAAAAAATAAAATTTACGCTGAAGTGTTTATTATCGTAACGATCATTTGTAGTTTATCAAGTATTGTGAAATACTTTTTCCTTGATAAAGGGATAGAAGATATTGCAACAGAATTAATCATTTTAATATTTAGCAGTGCTTACTATACCTATCGTTCTATGCAATTGGGGATATTTTCAGCGGAAGTGGAAATCCACGATGCAACGAGTAAATGGCCGAGAAGGAAGAAAAACCTTGTTGGAAGTATAATTGGTGGTGTTGTAATTGCCTTAATATTCGGCATTAATAGCGCAGTACGGTATGGAGACAATTTGGGCCAGAGTATTGAGTATTTTTTCATGGTGACATTTGTTTCACTAATGATCTATTTACCATTTTTAATCATCACTTTAGTTATCGGACACGATACGTTGTATAAAAAAAGTGACGATGTAGTAAATAAAATGATGATCAATTCTGATTCTGGTGATGAAAATGAAGAACATTAAACTTAAAGTAGCTCGAATAGAGCAAGATTTATCACAAGCTGAATTAGCAAAAGAAGTCGGGGTTACGAGGCAGACGATCGGTTTAATTGAATTAGGGAAATATAATCCAACGCTTAACTTATGCTTAGCCATTTGTCATCGACTTGGCAAAACGCTTGATGAACTATTTTGGCAAGATCCAAACTAAAAAGATCAGAAAGAGACATGTGAAAATTGATATGCTCCCCCTAAAGTTAGACCGAAAATCTAACCTTAGGGGGATTTTTATGCGTTCTAATAGTAAATATACTGTTGATGAACTTGAAAGATATATTCAAATGTATCTACATGAAGGATGAAGTTATCGGAACTTAAGTGAAGAAAAAGGTTTGTTGTTAAGTGAAGCGATCTTTAATGATAAGGTACTAAGATACCAAGAAAATGGTCTTGAAGGCATTCAAACGAAGTTGAGAAATAATTATTACAGTAAAGAGTTCAAGGACCTAATTGTTAGAGAGCACATCCAAAAAGGTATACCTATCATTCAATTAGCTCGTAAATATAAAATTCCAGCATAAGAAAAGCCATGTATGAAAGTCATACATGGCACAAAATATTTTGTTTATTTACCTGTCTACTTGACAGGGGGCAGTTCAAACTTGATCTGGCTTAATGATAAATTTCATTTTTAAAATAAACCACCGAGCACAAAAATGGTGTACTCGGTGGTATGAATGTACGTCTAATTGCCATAGCTTAGTTTTTTACTGAATTAAAGATTCACTTTATATCGCTTTATTAAGTGAGATCAATTCTAGTAATCCTTGTGCAACTTCGCTACCTTTATTGCCAGCTTTTGTTCCAGCTCGTTCAAGTGCTTGTTCGATCGTTTCTGTTGTTAGCACGCCGAATAAAACCGGTATATCTGATGTTAGTCCAATATGTGCGACCCCTTTGGCGACTTCATTCGTAACTAATTCATAATGTGTCGTTGCCCCGCGGATCACGGCTCCAAGAGTGATAATTCCGTCATATTTATGATTGTCAACTAATTTTTTTGTGATAAAAGGAATCTCAAATGCGCCTGGAACCCAGTAAATATCAATATCTTCTTCCTTAACCCCATGTCGTAATAAATTGTCAATTGCCCCAGATAAGAGCTTAGAAGTGATTAGCTCATTAAATCGAGCGATCACAATTCCTACTTTTAGATTTTCTCCGTTAAAATTACCTTCAAATATTGGCATATTAATTCTCCTTTAGTTAATTGATAATAGGTGATCAAATTTTTCCTTTTTTGTTCTTAAATAATTGAGGTTTTCCTTTTCAGGTCTGACTTCTAATGGAATACGTTCAACGACTTCGATGCCAAACGCTTGTAATTGTTCGATTTTATCTGGGTTATTTGTGATTAAGTTAACCATTTTAATTCCTAGCGACTTAAGAATTTGGGCGGCAAAGTGATAATCTCGCTCATCCGGTTCAAAACCTAGTGCGATATTTGCATCAAATGTATCTAGACCATTTTCCTGAAGCTGATAGGTTTTCAGTTTGTTTTTTAAACCAATTCCACGTCCTTCTTGGCGTAAATATAAAATGGCTCCGATGCCATTTTCTTCAATCATCCGCAATGCTTCGTGTAATTGTTCGCCGCAATCGCAACGATGTGAGCCAAAGATATCACCTGTAAGACATTCAGAGTGGACACGTATCAGTAAAGGCTCTTGAAGACTTCTAATTTCACCTTTAGAAAGCAAAAGGTGCTCTTTATTTGCTTGATCCTCGAACAGAGTTAAATCAAAGTCTCCATAAGATGTTGGTAGCTTGACTGTTAATTCTTGATTTGCGGTCAAATAAGTCACTAATTCTTCGATACTAATGATTGGCATTTTCCACTCGGCAGCTAACGCTTCTAGTTGCGGTCTTCGTGCCATTGTCCCATCATCGTTTAAGATTTCACATATATAGGTAGCCTGCGGTTCGTTTGCCAGCTTAGCTAAATCAATGGCTGCTTCAGTATGGCCTCTTCGCTCGAGTACGCCCCCTTCTTTTGCGATTAACGGGAAAATATGGCCAGGCTTATGAAATGCTTGCTCGTTGTTAGACAGGTTAGCTAATTCTTTAATTGTTTTTGCGCGATCGAAAGCAGAAATTCCTGTTGAGGTTTCCTTATGATCGACACTGATCGTAAACGCTGTTCTGTATGGATCTGTATTCTCTTCTATCATTTCTGTGAGGCCAAAATGATCCGCAATAGCTTCAGAAATAGGTGCGCAGATTAAACCTCGCGCATGTTTGGTCATGAAATTCACAGTTTCGGCCGTAGCTAAGCTCGCTAAACCAACTAAATCTCCTTCTGCCTCACGATTATCATCATCTACGACAATGATAAGCTTGCCTTGTTTTAAGTCTTCGATCGCTTTTTCAATATGTTTAGTCATTGTAGAAATCCTCCCGTTACTTTATCAGTAAGATGAGCTTGTGCCTTAATATATTTTCCAATCATATCTGTTTCAACGTTAACATACTCACCGCGATTTAACGTTCCTAAATTTGTCTGATCCTTTGAATGTGGGATTAAACTAACAGAAAAAGACCGTGCTTGCACATCTGTGACAGTTAAGCTAACGCCATTAATTGCAATTGATCCTTGTGGAATGATTTCGCCTTGTTGATCTTTAGGATAGTCAAATGTTAAAATCAATGCATTTTCATGGTTCCTTTTTTCGATCAATCGAACGGTTGTATCAATATGCCCGGATACTAAATGACCCTCTAATCTTCCGTGGAAAGAGAGTGCACGTTCCAAATTTACTTGATCGTTTATTTTTAATTTAGAAAAAGTTGTCCGGTAAAAAGTCTCGGGCATGATATCAACGGTAAAGTGGGAATTAGTCTTAGCAATTGCTGTTAGACAAACACCGTTAATCGCCATACTATCTCCAATTTGATAGTCAGCTAATATTTTTTCTGAAGCTTGGCAAGTCAACTGTACTGTATCTGCCTTTCGATTAACTTTTAGGATTTTTCCTTGTTCTTGAATTAGACCAGTAAACAATTTCAACACCTTCTTCCAGAAATTCTTAAGTCATCATGAATGGATTCAACCGTAACATTCGTTAATTCAATCACTTGATTAACTTCTCTTGTGCTTGACATTGCTGGCACGCCGTTGCCGCCAATGACCTTTGGGGCGATATAAGTAATCATTTGATCCCAATAACCACTGTTTAAAAAGCTGTCATGAACTTTCGCTCCACCTTCTACATAGAGAGAGTGGATATTTCTCCTCGTTAATTCTTTGATAATCGATTTGACTGTAGCGCTTTTGAGAACGATTGCTTCAACATGTTTTGGAAGCTTAATGTTTACTTTTCGTTCGGTGAAAATCCAAACTGGACTAGCTTGATTAATAAAAACATTTAGATCGAGTTTGTTGAATAATCGACCGCGCCGATCTAGAATGATCCGAATTGGATGCAAGGTTTGATCTGTTCCCAGCAGAAAAGGATTATCTGTTAAAATCGTTTGACTTCCAACTAAGATCCCTTGATAATGATTGCGCTCTTTTCGAACGTATTGATAAGTATCCTTTCCCGTGATTGCTGTGCGCTTTGAATCTAATGATAGTTTACCATCCAAAGTAATTGCCTGTTTTAAAGTGATATAGGGACGATTTTGTTCATAGAAGCAATTGAAAAAAGGATTCAATTCGCGAGCCTCTGTTTCTAGCACACCAGTAATTACCTTGATGCCATGTTGTTCTAACTTTTTCTTGCCTTTACCTGCAACTAAAGGGTTAGGGTCGAGTTGGGCAATGACCACTTGTTTTATCCCGCTGTTAATGATTGCTTGTGTACAAGGGGGTTGTTTGCCATCATGATTACAAGGTTCAAGTGTAACGTAGAGAATTGAATCGAATCGTTTATCGGGAGCTTTATATGATGAGAGGGCATTAACTTCGGCGTGTTCTTTGCCATATTCCAAATGTGCACCTGATGCAATGACTTGATCATTATTGACAATGACAGCACCAACCAAAGGATTTGTAAATGTTCTACCAAATCCCTTTTTAGCTTCTTGGATCGCTAGCTTCATGTATTTCTCATGCATATATTTTCCTCCTTTCCAAATAAAAAAGCCTTGTGTTCGATACACGAGGCTTTGGTTCATCGACTAAAAGAAAGTATGACAAAAAAGGGTATACTGATCCTGTCATCTTAGCTAATTAGTTTTTTCTTCTCCCATCCAGACTCTAACTGTCGGTTCTAGATTTTCACTAGATCAACCGCAAATAATTGCGGGTCACGGACTTCAAGTTCACACTTGTCACCGTCGGTCGGGAATTACACCCTGCCCCGAAGAAACATATTCAATTCATAAAAAGAATAACATTTAGTTTTTTTTATGTCAACATGGTCATCTGTGTGATAACCGGAAATATGTTGATAAATTTTTTGAATGACGACATCATGGTTGGTATGTTCTCGGTGGTCTACAGGGTCTTTGACTTGAAGGGTTTATTGAATAGACTGGCCGAGTCCAATCTTTTCATCGAACTCTTTATACAATAATAGCCCTGAGTCTGAGGTTAAATTTCCACCGTCAAAATTAACTTTGATCATTTTGTTGAAATTAAGTGACTTTTCGATTACACTTTTCATTATGGAGTCCTCCTTGATTTGTGTTTGTTTAGACACTTATACAATATCAAAGATCGGGCTCCTTTTCACTTAATTAGTGAAAGATCGATTGTGTATTTTTAATTGATTTAACGCAGTTTCTTAGTGGCTTATGGTCGGGCTGTGAATAATCTAGGTTAAATCTCGATCGGAAATATCAGACAGCAGAACGTTTTTCAGAAATTAAACCAGAAATTATTGCGCGATACAATCTAAACGTTTAAAAAATAGAGCTGACAGGTGGAAAAGGACAAGGGATCTATTTATTAAATGAAGAAGAGAATCGAAGCATCTACTTCTCAGGTGACAGCAAAGACAGATTCCCAAATACTAAGCTACAGCTATTAGCCTACAACGAGCGAACCGAAAAGGGTAAAAAACCAGTTCTAGAGATGTCCGATAAGATGAGAGGTGGGTTATATACCGCCGACTACAAGCTTGTTGAGACTGATCAGATCTATCTGAAAACTAAGGCTGAAGTCGAGATGCGCAGTTTAACTGAACTGATGGAAAACGATCTCTTTGAGGCGATCAAAGACCTGAATGCTCATTTAAACTAATCTGACTCATGCTTTTTCAAAAAAACAACGGATGGTCAATATACTGCCCATCCGTTGTTGTATGATAAGTGTAGTAAGAAGGTTAACGATCTAAAATGGGAAGGATGAGCGCACATGAGTAATCAATTAATGGAGGTGTTCGGTGAAGGGAACGTTGTCGGCTATTACAGAGTCAACCACTTAGTCCCAACTGGTACTGGCTATGCGGAATACATCTCTCAAGTGATCGAGGTTAGAGATAATGGCCTAATGACCGTCTATGATGATGAAACGGACAAGAGAATCACATCATTCATAGCAAGTCGAGATCGGGTAGAGGTCACATTGCTAATGGCTGGGGAAATTCCTAATCCAGATTGGTTAGATTTAATCGAACACAATCGAACATTGGCAGAAAGGCTAAATCTACTCGGTTAAAAGTCCCCCCTTGTCACTTGGGGAAAATTATAAAATAATCGGAGGTCTATATATGAGAAAGAAGCTTGGCGAGATTTGTAAGACGACTTTCTATGATTTAGTCGTTGAGTTTGATCCGAACTTGAGTGATGAAAAGATGAACGAGATCATCGATTGTCACTTTGGTGATGAAGACTATATTGTCAGTAGCCAAGGGCGCACATTGAAGGCGATCTGGGAGATCCCTGCAGATGAAGCGGGCTATGAAGTTGAAAATAGTATGTTTTATGTCCTGAAAGATGGCGAGTATGGGACGTACAGTTATCAAAGGAGAGTGGACTAAATGATTAACCAAGCGATTGAGTTTGCGACATTAAGTCATCAAAACCAAACGAGAAAGGGAACAGACATCCCATATATTCTACACTGTCTTGAAGCGGGCATTATTGCCGCTAACATGACAAACAAAGACGGTCATGTCGACAGTGATGTCGTCTGTGCAGCCATTCTACATGATACAATTGAGGATGCGAATGTATCCTATGAAACACTCAAAGAAGTGTTTAATGAAAACATTGCAAACTTAGTCAAAAGGCAGAGTGAAGACAAGTCTAAAGAGTGGATTGACCGTAAAAAGGAGACAATCAGTTTTTTAAAGTCAAATCAGTCTAAGGACGTTGAAATTGCCACACTAGCTGATAAATTATCAAACATAAGATCGATTTTCAGAGATTACGAAGTGGAAAGTGAACAACTTTGGAATAAATTTAATGCCGGAAAAGAATCACAACATTGGTATTACCAATCGATTGCCGAATCATTCTCTCAAGTTAAGGACACAAACGAATATAGAGAATATCGAGACTTAATCAGGAGAGTTTTTGAAGGAAAAGAAACAAATAGCGATTCAGAAAACAAATGATGCCGAAACGACTGTCAGGCGTCTTTTTTTCTTACATTGTTTCATACTATTGTGTCATGTATAATAAAAGTAAGTAAAAAAACTAGGTATAATCATTTCAACTATTCCTGTTGCAATTACAATTTATTTTATCGCTATCTTTTTATCTTGGATCATTGTTTATGTTCATTTAAAATTAGAAATGAATCAGTCATAAGAAAAGATATATGAATAATTATCTGAATTCCAACAATTCTATGAACAAATCAAAAAAGACTTCCCAAATTCATTCACTTCGAGTATATTGATCAATAATCATGTGTTTCATAAAAAAACATAAAAACGCATAATTAAACAAGATTAAAAATTCAGTATATTCAGAAGAAAATGAAAGGTAAGGGGGAGCAAATGAATTTTTCAACAGTGATTGAGTATATTAACAGTATTTTGTGGGGACCACCAATGTTAATCTTATTGGTTGGAACGGGTGTACTTTTTACAATTCGACTAAAAGGGTTACAAGTTCGTCAGTTTAAGCGAGCATTTAAACAAACTTTTGGTGGTTTATTTAAGAAGGGTGATCGAGCGGATGCGGATGGAATGAGTTCGTTTCAAGCGCTGGCTACTGCGATTGCAGCGCAAGTTGGTACGGGGAATATTGCTGGGGTTGCAACAGCAGTAGCGTCTGGTGGTCCTGGTGCAGTATTTTGGATGTGGATAAGTGGATTTTTTGGGATGGGAACGATTTTTGCTGAAGCGATTTTAGCGCAGTTACATACTGAGCGCAAAGATGGCGAAGTGACTGGTGGGCCTGCATATTATATAAAGAAAGGTCTTGGCAGTAAGTTGTTGGCCAGTATTTTTGCGGTACTCTTAATTATCGCCCTAGGATTTATGGGAAACATGGTACAATCAAGTTCGATCGCGGAGGCAACATATACAGCGTTTGGGATGCCGAAGTTTCTGACTGGAATAATCATCGCTGTTATAGTTGGCTTAATCGTCATTGGTGGTGTTGCACGGATTGCTTCGTTTACAGAAAAAATTGTCCCGATTATGGTAACATTTTACATTATCGGTTCGTTGACGATTATTTTTATGCATTATGAGATGATTTTACCTGCATTTCAAATGATTTTTCAAGAGGCATTTAAGTCGTCGGCGGTGGCAGGTGGAGTGGTTGGTGTCTCAATTAAGGAAGCAATGCGTTATGGAGTTGCACGCGGTTTGTTTTCGAATGAAGCCGGCATGGGTTCGACACCGCACGCTCATGCAGTTGCAAAAGTTAAGCATCCAGGGGAACAGGGTCTGACGGCGATGATTGGTGTTGTGATTGATACCGGTGTTGTTTGTACGATGACCGCACTTGTTATTTTAACGACTGATGCTTTTTCAAGTGGTTTGTTTGGAACACAATTGACACAGGCTGGGTTTTCAGCCGGATTTGGCAGTTTTGGGGTAACTTTTATCGCAATTTGTTTGTTCTTTTTTGCAATTTCAACAATTATTAGTTGGTATTATTTTGCTGAAGCAAACATTAAGTTCCTCTTTGGAAAAAAAGGCGTTATGCCATATCAAATACTCGTGCTAATCTTTATTGTTTTTGGCACGAGTATGACAGCTGAAATTGTTTGGGAATTAGCGGATGTTTTTAATGGCTTAATGGTGATTCCAAACTTAATCGCCTTACTTGGCTTGGGCTCACTTGTCGTTAAAGTAACCAAAGATTATGAGGAGAATTTTTTATTAAATAATCCTGCAACATATACAACTGATCATCATAAAAAGAATTAGTACATTAAGCGAATGATGCCTTGGAAAAAGGTGTCATTCGTTTTTGCTGTGCACCCCTAAAGTTAGACCGAAAATCTGCTCTTAGGGGGATTTTTATGCGTTCTAATAGCAAATATACTGTTGATGAACTTGAAAGATATATTCAAATGTATCTACATGAAGGATGAAGTTATCGGAACTTAAGTGAAGCGATCTTTAATGATAAGGTACTAAGATACCAAGAAAATGGTCTTGAAGGCATTCAAACGAAGTTGAGAATTAATTATTACAGTAAAGAGTTCAAGGACCTAATTGTTAGAGAGCACATCCAAGAAGGCATACCTATCATTCAATTAGCTCGTAAATATAAAATTCCAGCATAAGAAAAGCCATGTATGAAAGTCATACATGGCACAAAATATTTTGTTTATTTACCTGTCTACTTGACAGGGGGCAGTTCAGATCTTTTATTAAAAGCTTTGCCATGCGGCGTTTTGTCCAGCGAGTCGACCTGTAATTAGCGCTGCAGTTATATTATATCCACCTGTATAACCGTGAATGTCTAATATTTCACCACAGAAAAATAGTCGTTCAACTAGTTTTGATGCCATCGTTGTCGGATTAATTTCCTTAATAGATATGCCACCACCAGTTACAAAGGCTTTTTCTAGAGGTAGGCTTCCGTGAATCC
This window contains:
- a CDS encoding alanine/glycine:cation symporter family protein gives rise to the protein MNFSTVIEYINSILWGPPMLILLVGTGVLFTIRLKGLQVRQFKRAFKQTFGGLFKKGDRADADGMSSFQALATAIAAQVGTGNIAGVATAVASGGPGAVFWMWISGFFGMGTIFAEAILAQLHTERKDGEVTGGPAYYIKKGLGSKLLASIFAVLLIIALGFMGNMVQSSSIAEATYTAFGMPKFLTGIIIAVIVGLIVIGGVARIASFTEKIVPIMVTFYIIGSLTIIFMHYEMILPAFQMIFQEAFKSSAVAGGVVGVSIKEAMRYGVARGLFSNEAGMGSTPHAHAVAKVKHPGEQGLTAMIGVVIDTGVVCTMTALVILTTDAFSSGLFGTQLTQAGFSAGFGSFGVTFIAICLFFFAISTIISWYYFAEANIKFLFGKKGVMPYQILVLIFIVFGTSMTAEIVWELADVFNGLMVIPNLIALLGLGSLVVKVTKDYEENFLLNNPATYTTDHHKKN